The following proteins come from a genomic window of Legionella cherrii:
- a CDS encoding Rab family GTPase: MKTKFGFFGTNIELQELKEQEILPSFKVIFVGDVCGKTSLLQTLTSGKYPTCVRASMGANFYHKLFEVNGNTVNLHIWDISGAARYGNLCRLYFKEADIAIIGFDLTQKVTFDGAVKWLEEINRHLDRNSLGKIILVGLRSDAVADQELDIKILNSFVKANHLCYMTASAKTGQNIEELFVQAVTLKMESLRLEEEALTLSS, translated from the coding sequence ATGAAAACAAAATTTGGCTTTTTTGGTACAAACATTGAACTGCAAGAACTCAAGGAGCAGGAGATACTCCCATCGTTTAAGGTGATTTTTGTCGGGGACGTTTGCGGCAAAACCTCGCTATTACAAACACTGACTTCGGGAAAATACCCTACCTGTGTGAGAGCTTCAATGGGCGCAAATTTTTATCATAAATTGTTTGAAGTCAATGGAAACACAGTAAATCTTCACATATGGGATATATCCGGCGCAGCACGTTATGGCAATTTATGCAGGCTTTATTTTAAAGAAGCAGACATTGCGATTATAGGTTTTGATCTAACCCAAAAAGTAACCTTTGATGGTGCTGTAAAATGGCTGGAAGAAATTAATCGTCATTTAGATAGAAATAGCTTGGGAAAAATTATTCTAGTCGGGTTAAGAAGTGATGCAGTAGCTGATCAAGAATTAGACATTAAAATATTGAACAGCTTTGTTAAGGCTAATCATTTATGTTATATGACCGCAAGCGCAAAAACAGGTCAAAATATAGAAGAGTTATTCGTGCAAGCGGTCACATTAAAAATGGAATCATTACGTCTTGAAGAAGAAGCATTAACGCTCTCCAGTTGA